The window AATGATGAAAAACAAGTATATGCCCACGGCAATTAGTTTATACATAAACTATTTTGTCCATGGGATGGGTGTTATTATTTTAGCCCAAAATATGGATGCATTAGGTCAACAATGGGGAACAGATAGTGCGGGAGTCGCAATTGTTATTTCTTCTTTAGGAATTGGTCGTCTGTTAGTTTTATTAGTTTCAGGAGCCTTGTCAGATAAATTCGGTCGCAGACCCTTTGTTTATCTAGGAATGGCAACGTATGTCTTATTCTTTGCTGGAATTTTATTTAGTCCAAGTATCGGAATTGCTTATATTTTTGGTATTTTAGCCGGAATTGCCAATTCTTTCTTAGATTCAGGAACCTATCCAGCTTTAATGGAATCTTTTCCAGAGTCGCCTGGTACAGCAAATGTTATTATTAAAGCCTTTATCTCTGCCGGTCAATTTGCCTTACCTTTAATGGTTGGTTTCATTGTTTCGACAGGTATGTGGTATGGTTGGACCTTTGTTTTAGCAATCGTAATTTTCTTAGTAAATGGCATTTATTTATTTAACAAACCTTTCCCAGATCAAAAAGCAGCTGATTCTGAAACAGCTGAAGTGACAGTTAAGAAGCCGATGGGCAAAGTTAAATTTGCAGTTGAAGGTGTTTGCTTTATTTTATACGGATACATCTCACAAGCGACTTTCTATCTAGTTA is drawn from Carnobacterium gallinarum DSM 4847 and contains these coding sequences:
- a CDS encoding MFS transporter, with protein sequence MKNKYMPTAISLYINYFVHGMGVIILAQNMDALGQQWGTDSAGVAIVISSLGIGRLLVLLVSGALSDKFGRRPFVYLGMATYVLFFAGILFSPSIGIAYIFGILAGIANSFLDSGTYPALMESFPESPGTANVIIKAFISAGQFALPLMVGFIVSTGMWYGWTFVLAIVIFLVNGIYLFNKPFPDQKAADSETAEVTVKKPMGKVKFAVEGVCFILYGYISQATFYLVSQWLSKYGSEIAGMGDTGSRALISYYSIGSLACVFLTSALVKKQFKPIQFLVIYTFVSFASLLVLWMFPTPLVCIVSAFVIGFSAAGGVMQLGLTVMAEMFPAGKGTVTGIFYTAGSIASFTIPLITGQLSKTNIADIILLDVGIAFVGFVLAIIIYLRYNKVFTKAKA